tattataattttatattttgaatattattaaatagatatattAGTATGTTACTcctatatgttatatgaatataGTTTTGTAAAGTAGGATAGTCATACtaattattccctccgtccattaaaaatagatCATACTCCGTATTTGCCATTTTGGAAtgttctttaaaaatagactaattttattttaatccgtcccataaaaatatggacatttccatttatggaaagttatctctatttattatccatatacatcaagttatttacaaattatatcactattaaaatactaacaaTAATGGGTCTCACTGTTCACTAACACTATTAAACTACcattctcttctctcttactttacaaattttattttaattctcgtgtcataTCATATAACCATATtatgagacggatggagtaatttcTGGGGGTGGGGTGAGtattatttactatattaaGGTATAACATGTTTAAACTGtattataaatactataatGTTGTTAATCGacagaattaaaaaaaatttcaactcaTATATGGGATGTCGATTAATATTTAGTATTGATTCTAAACACGAGGTATAACTTAAAGCTACAGCATACACCACAAATTaacttattataattattgttaaaCACACAtggtttaaaaattaaattttaatattaagaatattgaatgtaaattcaaaactaaattcacattatgaataaataaataaaagtacatcaaattaaaacaattaaaacataaatacatatacagcgatatataaaaataaaattaaacaataaataatataaaaatagtgcAATTTTATGATCAATAAGTAATTCAATTACTAAATGAGTTTAACTTAATcatagataaatataaatattaatatcaaaacACATGAACTTGGATTATGATAGTTCAGTTTGATATCATAAGATATTATGTATAatagtatattagtattatatgtatttatttattatattatgatattatgatGTACTGCGtcattgtattttattaataaattttaaaaataatgcatGTTAAGACTAAATGAAATCCCAAATTTACAATTGAGTTTAAGATCAATAGAATCATTAGTCGAATTTGAGATAGATTGGATATTTCACTCAATGAAATACCAAATTgctcaattaaatataaaaaattgctcaattaaatataaaattaaattatattttcaattactaaacTGAATTTAAGATTAAGcaattgaatttaatattaaatttaacttTACAATCATTCCGTCGAAATTAAGATAAACTAAAACttccaattatttaattaaattgaataataattgaatgaaatttACTATTACGAACTAAAATACAGACTAAATCACAAACTTATAAGATTAAAGTGGAATATCAATTttccatcaaaataaaaaataaaaaattaaaaaattaataaaaagtaagCAAATAgtattcattttcaattaaatatattagtgATATTACTTTTAATTGGAAATGCCTTACAATTTCATTATTCGGTTTCCACTGCCTTATGTAAATTAAGTCACCTTAAAGGACAAATACTAcgactaaaatgataaaatctGAGAAACTAAGAgaagaataattaatatggagTGTATATAGAAAGCTAAGTAAATGTTTCAGAATGATTTAAGGCGAAGGGTAAAATAgtcataaatattttgatactTTCTAAGTGCATTAAATTTGATTGTAAAATCTGATTATGGCCAGCCATAATGTGGCCATTTAGCACCACTCTTATAAAAATTAGCATCTTTATATCaaaaaacttatatttattttggtattctatttttgtgagcattaataattttggacaaattttatgaataatcaattattattttggacaaattctatatgaaaatattttatcaagtaccaaattttatatgttcaatttttttgaagtttaaAGCGTTTGTGGATTGAACAACATCGTATATTTATgttcaaaacaaaagcaaTTACCTTCAAGTATTACgtaattataagtataatataatataatgtaaataaagtaatataatgagAATATAATACGATTTAATGTAAAGTAATATAACGAGAacataaagtaatataatgagaatattataatataatataatgtaaataaaataacaaagtaatataattagaacaacaaattgacatcaacaaaattcttaatatgATTTAATAGGAAAATGACGTCCTTCAATACAACAACTAAGTAAAATTGATGGGTTAGAAATTTTgatgggtaaaattgtattttgctAACTTAACTAGGCTTCCATGATAAATAACATAGGATTTTGGGTAGTTACAAATATGACTAAAACATAAGATTTTCAGTGGGCTTTGTGCGGGCCGGAAATAAAACACGGGCTACTATGTTTGGTAACATAACTaccaaacacacaaataaacCCAGATTAATCTCTTATCTAGGCGAAACATAGCTACCAAACGGCCCCTAAGTGTTATTTACTTCTCactattttactaattttatgggTAGGGTTATAATTATAAAGCCAAGCTATCAAGTATAAACTTAGGTTAAGCTTGaagatattaattatgaattttgatcaaattttaaaatttagttttaaatattagtataaattttatattacttGTGTTATTATTTCCTACCTCATTCAACAAGATATTTTAGGCAAAAATTTATCTAGTTGAGCAACGTGaaatgtttatgatattttaggCTATTTTTTAAGTTCGTGACAAGTAGGATGAAAAACCACGTGAAAGCTATGTTGATGTTGTTGTGCAAGTAGGATTAAAAAAAGTTGTGTACGTTAGCAAGTTACAGTGCTTGATCCGACgagaaaaataagtaaataacaCAGATAATGTAAAGTTTGTAATAATTTAGACTGAGCttaaagtttataaaaaatactaaatgtCTAGATTTAGGTCAAAGTTCGCGATTTTAAAAACCAATATTCCTTCAAAACTAAATAGCGAAGATTCAAGGTTTTCGGCGGTCATTAATTTAACGTGAATTGAGCATTAAGGAGTAAAATAGCTCGCctacaattatattaaatttatatatacagtTTTATAgtacttacattttattttatgattttgaccACCCATTTTAATcaactatatttatatgtaatcTACTAGTGATACTTTATGATATACTCGAATTTGTATCGTGGCTAGAAAATTTACTATGGAGAAATTGATCATCCATCaatcaaatttatgattttaacaACCCATTTTAAtcaactatatttattatgtaatGTAATACTATGTGGATatcatgaataaaaataatttattttatcagtaTATCGTttcagaaataaaataataccaatgTAATCTATTGGGGAGTATCTGTTATTGAgctataattaaaaattaagttaattaaatCCCAAATGAAATTTAgcatattaatttaattcaataatatttatactaGATACAGATTTAACGGTTAATTTGCGCAAAATTCATCATTCTCTTCTGCAGCAGAAGCTCTTGAATTGATTCAGAGGGAGAAAAGTATGGCTCTAAATCCTCAACTTTTCTACAATGGAATGCCGGTTCCATTCATCAACGAGATGTTCGTCCTGGGTAGAGACGGCGTCGAATTTGAGATCGACAAGATCCCCGGGTTCGTTTCTAATCCAATTTCCCTATATTATTTGGATTCCAACCGATTCTGGAGTCGTTTGAATTGCCGTTGTGCTTTTAATTGAATGGTGGCTGAATAAATCCAAAGTGCTTGTCATGATCGTCGTCGGATTGATTGATCAGATAACTTGTTGTATGGAATTGACACTCATTGTTTAGGAGCTGAATTGATTGTTAGGTTCGAGCtgatattatgattattatgttCAATTCGTGTTAATGTGAATTCGGTTGTCAATTTATGGATCTGGATATCCTGACCTCATGGTGATTGATAAGCCTGAAAATGATGCATTCATTCTCTGCATCTGCATCACTTTGTTGGTCTAGTTGTAGAAGAAGAAGGTTTACGTAGTCCATACATTTAGCCTTTGATTCTCCATTATTCGTCGGATGATTGGATCAGTTGTTACATAGGTATTGTTATGATACGGTTTAGAGAATCAAGGACTgtcaactttattcaatactCCGATCAACACCACAACTAACACACGTTCGATACAACCACTCAGAAGTTCACTAGACCTCCCTAAAGCGCCACACATTTAACTACACAGAAATATTAGCAAAGATGATTACAGTTATGGAGCTAATTCCCTTTATCTATCCTTCTCCTGATATGCTTCCACAATGTTTTCATTGATCGCACTTCTCCTAACGCTCACTTTTCATGTATCACCTTGAGCTAAGTCTTAGCTCGGAATGGTATTAAGTTATGGATCAACTATTTTTAAGAACCTACTTAGTTTCTATTGGGCGAACTTGACTTCTGAAAACGTGCAGTTTAGAATCAAAAGAACGCTCAGTTTTCATGTTTTACACTCTGCAGCACTCAAGGTGGAACGGTGAAAGCAAAGGGAACTATCTACTTGTCAAATATCCGCATAGTGTTTGTTGCAAAGAAACCTGTTGGCCATCTTTTTGCATTTGATATGCCTCTGGTATGCATAAGCTCTACTTGTATGCCTGCTCTGACAAAAGTGCTCAAATAACTATTAACTTTTCGTCACGTGACCCATGGTTTGATCTGTTTTTACATGCCAATATGGGTTGCTGTTTCGTCCTAAACTGAGAGTTTTGATGTTGCTCCgtgtatttatttatcttagtGTATATGTTTTGTCCCTTGGGTAAGGGATAGGGCAGAATTTAACAATGAGGTATAATAAGAGAAGAACAGAAAAGATTTGATTCCTGAACACTAAATATATGATGCCAAAATTTGGACACTCTGAGGTATCTTACGAACTTGCAAATGAAATACATAGAGGGATAGAAGGGCTTGACTGTCTATTGTGAAACTATCTCTGAATGAATTATGATTACATGCTTCTTCCTGcaaatttgtattttctggAGGGTGGGAGAATTTAAGGATGGATTTTGTGGCATTATAACCACTTTTCGTATGCACAACACAATTTTTTGCACTTTGTCAATATATTTCTCCTCTATAGGCTTTCTTGTGTATTTACATGGTTGTACTTATTTCAACTTGGGATTTACAACGCAGCTTCATGTTCATGGTGAGAAATTCCACCAGCCAATTTTCCACTGCAACAACATTGCTGGTCAAGTGGAACCTGTAAGCTTTTAGAACTTGTGTTTCTGATCTGTTGTTTCACTCGAGCGCATCTGAAGTTTCTGCTGCCATTTCCAGGTTGTGCCCGATACTGAGCATAGGGCTCTTTACTCGACTCATTCTTTCAAGATTCTGTTCAAGGATGGCGGCTGTGGAACATTCGTCCCACTCTTCTTCAACTTGATTGGTTCTGTCAGACAATATAACCAGCACCTTGCAGCACAGCCTCGAGTGGATCCTCTCCTAGCAGCCCAAACTCCTGTGGACGAGATGATGAGACAAGCGTACGTGTACTTCCTGCTACACTCTATCACTCCCTTTGCAATTTTTACATCATGTTCTGCTAACGTGAGAAGGAACTCTTGCGTATTCTGCAGATACGTTGATCCTAGCGACCCCACTAGAATTTTCCTGCAGCAGCCAAATGCAGAGTCTCAGTTGAGACGCCGCACTTACCAGACAGATAGTAGTGAAAAGCCAATGTAAATCATTGCTGTTGTTTCCCTCAACTATACTTGTTGAGGTCATGTATGGAAGTTTATTTTGAAGTTTTTGTGTTGAACAGCATTTATGTATGAATTGTTTTCATCTTTTTCATGTGTTGTTATTACATTTCTGTGACTGCCTATACACTGTAAAATCAACATGAAGATCATGACTATATCAAGTAATTTACATGGTTCTTACACAGAGAATTCATGAAGTGACACGGTGCAAGCCTCGTCTCAGCCACAGCTGGTACGCAGTCATATGGAATGTGTCGTAACTCCGAGGCACAGCAGACCACCTGAAGTGCTTCCTAACCACACACAAGTTGCGATAGAGGTCGAGGTACGTCTCCTCTGGCACCAATGTTATGATGTTTTTCAACTGAGGAATGTCGCGTTGGTTGAGAACGATCGAGAACTTGGTCCAATCCAGAATATTAGCAAATGGGAGATCATAATAGTTAGATATGAGAACAGGTACACAGCCGTAGTGGATAGCATCCACAACTCTGGCTGTGTTCACCTCGTACCCTTTGATGTGGAGGCAATATCTGCTTCTCCTGAAACCTTCCTCATACGGCATCGATGCATGCCCAGCGAATATACGGAACGCTGAGTCGTTCTCCCATAGGCGCAACACCTCTTGCCGAGCAGCAGAGTTCTGAGCTCTCCCCGCGAAGAAGACGAGCTCGGTCCTGCATCAAATGTGATGAACACAATCGAGTAAGGAGGAACATACTATACACATTTGCCTTTCAAATGGTACGTTCGGTATCATGGAATTGAGGGTGTCGATTTGGAATACAgttataaaattagttataacttccacacacactatacacaaaaaGGCACACCACTTCACAcacaatatcaaaatttccaaattcaGTTTCATATTTCCAATTCCATCATACTAAACACGTCCTACTGACCTCCGATGAGGAGGGTCGGGAGCTTCGATATCGGCCCGAGGCCAGACTTGAGGCAATGCTACATCTTTGTGGGGTGTGTACAGCCTCTGAAAGTAGCTAGATGAACAAGTAATCTGAATGGCATTGTTGTGGAGTTCCCGGTGCTTGGAGGCGGCGTCGCGGCCGACCGAGTGGCAGCAGACGAAGAAGTGGTCCGCGCCCCCGGAGGCGTTCCAGTGGCCAGAATCCGAGCTGATTCTGGACACGTAGCCCGCCACGAAGTCGGAGATGGCCGACTCTGAGCGGACGAGGGGGTGATACCGCATCACATTGACGGAGAACGGCATGAAGAAGAAGTCCGCCTCGTCAGGGCGGTCCGTGACGAGGGAGCTCCGCAGCAGGGCGAGCTTGAAGGCGTGCTCGCTGTAGTAGTTGCCGGTTTTGGGGTTGAAGGGGTCGGGGTTGGGGAGGAACACGGCGGCGGTGGGGGATGAATTGGATTTGTAATTGCTTGGAAAGGCATCGGGGTAGACGTAGATCTTGAGTTTGTTTAGCATCTGTTGGTAATCAGCGTTGAAGATTTCCCAATTGTGGTAAGGAGTGGAGAGTGTTGGCGGCGGCGGAAGGAGTGGGGGGATTTGGGGGCGGAGGGAGGAAAATGAAATGGTGGAGGAGGTGAGGAAGAGGAGAGTGAGGGGTGAGATTATCAGGAAATATGTGTTCCACCATTTTCGATGTGGAGATCTTAACATGTTGCGGAGAGACGGCAGAGTCATGGAACTGAGGGAAAGTCGGTGATGATGAGTGAGGCTTTTCTTTAGAAGTGGTAAATAGTAGTACTGGTACTTCAATAGTGATTAGCATAAAATTGAAGGTGAAAGGGGCAAATTAAGGTGAGTTGTGCTGATCTGGGGGCATTTAATTGCTTTAGGATTAGGTGGGGGAGCGATGGGCATGAAGCGTTTAGACGGCGGCGGAAGGGAGGTGGTGGTTCTGGAACTTTTCCGGTAGAGGAAGTGTAAATGTTTGAAGGCAACTGAGACGACAGATAGTTAGGGAGAGAGAGACGGAAAACCTCGCTCGACTCTGTTTTGAGTTTTGACcctattttaaataaatattcttacCGTGGTTCTACAATGTATGACTTGggtataataattttgttttgttgtaaTGAAACTAGTTTTGCATCAtataaaaattcttttttctcttctttcacTCTACTTACTTCTATATATAAGTGAAACTGAAACGAACGTATTGATTATATGttgttattataaatagagtaATTAAGAAAGATACATCAAAGAAGTGGTTAAACCATTATTAGTGGAAAATATGACTGATTTCATTATAGAGATAAATTTACTATTATTAGATATTGactggagtattttttatggatgattaaaaataataaaaaaagactatcttttttttttggatggagataatagtataatattataaaaaaaataataatttcattaaggTGTTAGATAGCCTagattatttgataaattttagaCTAAAATCCAGTTTTGGTCCCTgacattttttctaaaattctttttgatctcatatattaaatttgtgattttttggtccttaatatattattttggtacCTTTTAGTCCCAAACAtattgttttggtttaaaataaccattttttgttaaaattaagaatgtttgatcaatttaataacttaattataatctaGGACTAAAGTCCAATTTTGGTCCCgtacatttttcataaaattctgTTCAGATCTCATTTGTGGTCAGACCTTGTTTGAGAccaaaatataccaaaacaatatTTAGGGGACCAAAAGGTCACAAACTTAATCtataaaaccaaaaagaattttagAGCAAATGTAAATGACtaaaattggattttaatcTAAATTTTGCTAATGTAAACTGCACTGTTATGGTAGCATTTTATGTGACGACGTCTCATTTCTTCATAAgttactaattaaaaaatggcATATTAGCACttgaaagttaaaaaaaagttaatttgaaaatgagcaaatacaaaatttgttagTATTTCAACAAGTAGGTAGTTAGAATAAAAAAGGGGCAAGTAAGTAGTAACCAACAAACATCAAACTGAAAGCAGAGTATTATTAGCATTTACCAGTTTCAAGGGCAACGCGGATTGTCTTCTTCCACGAGCTATGGCCAACTGCCTATGGACCTATCCTCATCCAACGACTGCTCCGCCCTCCGCCGACTCCCGGCCTTCTTTGTGCCTCTGCAGCTTATCGTTTGCGCGCACTCTTCGCCCCTCCCCCCGTCGTATCGGAATATATTGCAGTTCCGACGGCCAGAATCAACCGGAAACAACTGGAGTTCAGCTCTACAGAGACATCGAGAGGTTAGATACTTCTAATTTTGAGCTCAACTATGCCATATGCTTGTTTCCGCGCCCGATCAGATACTGTATTCGCACCgttttttgtttcttactGTGATGATTGGATGAAGACacttttacatatttattagaAACGGGTCCCTCACACCTTTACAAGGGTTTATAAAGGGGGAGAGTTATCCATACTtagctaggatcatcaccaagtccaCGTGGGACAAGATTTAAGAGTTTTTACATgaccctcacgtgtgggccggaatgacacatcgaAATACCATCACatgggtaggcaagagaagagataaagggATAAAATCCATCATCCACTTGGGCCCATCCTGATACCATATTACAAAGgggtcactcaccccttaaaagatcttataagggggagggttatccattCTTATATAGATgagctaggatcatcaccaagtcgatgtgagACAAGATTTAAGAGTATTAACACATGTTGTTCGGAAATTGCGGGATCAATAAGTGGAGAATGTAAGAAGATGCAGTAGATAACACACGGTATTTTAAGGAAAACTTAGATAATCTGAATAATCAGTCTCTCAGTTAACACAATCTGGCAATTAGATTCTACAGACGGGAGATTGCCAAAGAATTTAACTGACTGctgatatttttgttatgtGGACGAGTTTCAGAGTAATTATGCGGTTAATCTATTCTTATTATTGATGCTTCGATTAAATTATCAGACTTGAGAGTTTCCTGTCGAAGATCtattagtactttttttttttgaatttgaatttgaatcgTATTCATTCCTTTCTCCTAGCAAATTATGACTGTTTGTGGGGAAGCATCATTGCTCAGTCAGTAACTTGATTCCTTCAGTTGTGTGTACAAACTTTTAAACTCAAATGGGAAGGAActttttagtttgatattaTCTGGTAATAGGTGAtctaattattgttttatgtgtGCTTCATTAACAGAGTACTCACAGAAACTGTGAAGCAATCTCAAGCAGGTTGGGGTAGTTCAGGAGATTGGTGTGAAATTGAGGTATATTGGACTTTTACTGTCATGATATCTTGTACATTTGGTTTCAGTCCAGAAGATGACCAAGTAAtctttttttgtagttttcctgggtatattttttaatttgttttagatGCTTTTTCGATGCATTTTTCTATTGTGCTCCTGTCCGTACAGAGACTGCAGTTACATACAAAATCTagatgaattttgaaatggTATTTTATTTCCGTAAAGTTGTTAGAGACTTTTTGATATATTGCTAcgaaaaatatatgtatttccCAGGGTGCATGGGTATTGAGACCAAGAAACACCAAGATAACGTCAATCGTACATTTTATTGGTGGCATATTCGTGGGTGCTGCTCCTCAACTTACTTACCGCTTATTCTTGGAACGTCTTGCAGATAAGTAAGTTGTTTtactgaaaaaatatatttgatcgtttcattggatctgaaaatccaTGTCTTATATACATCATGACATGTATATGTGCGGTATCTGGCAGTAATAGATTATGTTGTGATTTACTTCTTCAGTTATGCCTATTGCTTCGAATTTGAGTTGTTTGTTTCTACTCTACTGTCATTCtgaaaattgagttttttcAACCATAAAGCTGTAcctttgttttgattttggtgtttCGAAGTTACAATAGCCCTATTAAATATGCTTGATACTTATGGAGGAGGGGTCTGTTTGGATGTATTGGTTGTGGGAATGCTGCGTTAGAACTTAGAAGTAGAGGGGAAAGGGTAGGGCAAGTGTAATTCGCTGTTTTTAGCATCATTGAGTACTTTGGGATATCAGCGTTCTTACTTTGCATCTCGTGAATCAGGGGTACATTAGTAATTGCCACACCTTA
The genomic region above belongs to Salvia hispanica cultivar TCC Black 2014 chromosome 3, UniMelb_Shisp_WGS_1.0, whole genome shotgun sequence and contains:
- the LOC125210650 gene encoding uncharacterized protein LOC125210650, translated to MALNPQLFYNGMPVPFINEMFVLGRDGVEFEIDKIPGTQGGTVKAKGTIYLSNIRIVFVAKKPVGHLFAFDMPLLHVHGEKFHQPIFHCNNIAGQVEPVVPDTEHRALYSTHSFKILFKDGGCGTFVPLFFNLIGSVRQYNQHLAAQPRVDPLLAAQTPVDEMMRQAYVDPSDPTRIFLQQPNAESQLRRRTYQTDSSEKPIEFMK
- the LOC125210649 gene encoding probable glycosyltransferase At5g03795 isoform X2, coding for MTLPSLRNMLRSPHRKWWNTYFLIISPLTLLFLTSSTISFSSLRPQIPPLLPPPPTLSTPYHNWEIFNADYQQMLNKLKIYVYPDAFPSNYKSNSSPTAAVFLPNPDPFNPKTGNYYSEHAFKLALLRSSLVTDRPDEADFFFMPFSVNVMRYHPLVRSESAISDFVAGYVSRISSDSGHWNASGGADHFFVCCHSVGRDAASKHRELHNNAIQITCSSSYFQRLYTPHKDVALPQVWPRADIEAPDPPHRRTELVFFAGRAQNSAARQEVLRLWENDSAFRIFAGHASMPYEEGFRRSRYCLHIKG
- the LOC125210649 gene encoding probable glycosyltransferase At5g03795 isoform X1 encodes the protein MTLPSLRNMLRSPHRKWWNTYFLIISPLTLLFLTSSTISFSSLRPQIPPLLPPPPTLSTPYHNWEIFNADYQQMLNKLKIYVYPDAFPSNYKSNSSPTAAVFLPNPDPFNPKTGNYYSEHAFKLALLRSSLVTDRPDEADFFFMPFSVNVMRYHPLVRSESAISDFVAGYVSRISSDSGHWNASGGADHFFVCCHSVGRDAASKHRELHNNAIQITCSSSYFQRLYTPHKDVALPQVWPRADIEAPDPPHRRTELVFFAGRAQNSAARQEVLRLWENDSAFRIFAGHASMPYEEGFRRSRYCLHIKGYEVNTARVVDAIHYGCVPVLISNYYDLPFANILDWTKFSIVLNQRDIPQLKNIITLVPEETYLDLYRNLCVVRKHFRWSAVPRSYDTFHMTAYQLWLRRGLHRVTS